A window from Kluyveromyces lactis strain NRRL Y-1140 chromosome E complete sequence encodes these proteins:
- the ICE2 gene encoding Ice2p (similar to uniprot|P40499 Saccharomyces cerevisiae YIL090W ICE2 Integral ER membrane protein with type-III transmembrane domains mutations cause defects in cortical ER morphology in both the mother and daughter cells): protein MLHRITMEIFKQTRRRRSQERRLEPSTIARHCAKFNVSKMPLIKKSVLQTLRIFLTTMYLFLVLITIPISFQVGGLNCGLSFTVTLFALYFVSTTFKLVLLDRGSALSTLIYYLQHLLIPSILFMFLSYFENIDSDTVDSEYFKVFWNVMVKPWQLSLIHSTPVFTLLEGVFTILAIQAIGETERWLKMSRRSNQWVILSLLISGGIITLSLFYFYRIYVTPMWELSTPSASLLGFTFSIVCGIGLYGINGSGSVMESSLFFAYMVRNVYEISPKMAMNAMDEIFDIVKETWKIHQANLPKKDNLLELMTKNYRAIWSQIVEHTPRNHKYIKMMDQCKWILNPLWNSVKNFTKSVPISIQEIFVVTFKMAKESLIPAVVINLVFRLLIFYSATRIIPTLQRNTKERRSFRRIMNFVYWYSPCIIIAMYTHLILRYSGQLKNDLCIWGCFPYETEPKIVVDSWSFWNWCNIYSTMLIYALELMGSNK from the coding sequence atgtTACATAGAATTACGATGGAAATCTTCAAGCAAACCAGAAGACGAAGGAGTCAAGAAAGAAGGCTTGAGCCATCAACAATAGCCCGTCACTGTGCAAAATTCAACGTTTCCAAGATGCCACTAATAAAGAAGAGTGTGCTTCAAACTCTGCGGATATTTCTCACGACAATGTATCTATTTCTCGTGCTGATTACCATTCCGATAAGTTTCCAAGTTGGTGGGCTGAACTGTGGATTGTCATTTACTGTAACGTTATTTGCTCTGTATTTTGTTTCAACGACTTTCAAGCTAGTATTACTGGACCGCGGATCAGCGTTGTCAACCCtgatttattatttgcAGCATCTTCTCattccttcaattttattCATGTTTTTGTCatactttgaaaacatcGACTCTGATACTGTCGATTCCGAGTACTTCAAAGTATTTTGGAATGTGATGGTGAAGCCATGGCAGCTATCATTGATACATTCGACTCCAGTGTTCACTCTACTGGAGGGTGTTTTCACCATTCTCGCCATTCAAGCCATAGGGGAGACAGAGAGATGGCTCAAGATGTCTAGAAGAAGTAATCAATGGGTTATTCTGAGTTTGTTGATCAGTGGGGGAATTATTACGCTATCACTATTTTACTTTTACAGAATATATGTCACTCCAATGTGGGAACTCTCCACACCAAGTGCTTCACTACTTGGGTTCACATTCTCAATTGTTTGTGGTATCGGATTATATGGTATAAACGGATCAGGGTCAGTGATGGAAAGCTCGTTGTTTTTTGCTTATATGGTTCGCAATGTTTACGAAATAAGTCCTAAGATGGCGATGAATGCCATGGACGAAATATTCGATATCGTTAAGGAAACATGGAAAATCCATCAGGCTAATTTGCCCAAGAAGGATAATCTTTTGGAACTCATGACTAAAAATTATCGCGCCATCTGGAGTCAGATAGTAGAACACACGCCTCGGAACCATAAATATATTAAAATGATGGACCAATGTAAATGGATTCTAAATCCTTTGTGGAACTCAGTGAAGAATTTCACTAAAAGCGTACCGATAAGTATCCAAGAAATATTCGTTGTGACATTCAAGATGGCCAAAGAAAGTCTAATACCAGCAGTTGTAATAAATTTAGTGTTCAGACTACTGATATTTTACAGTGCAACACGTATTATACCGACATTGCAGAGAAATACAAAAGAACGTAGAAGTTTCAGAAGAATAATGAATTTTGTGTACTGGTATTCACCATGCATCATTATTGCAATGTACACGCATTTGATTCTACGGTATAGCggtcaattgaaaaatgatCTCTGTATATGGGGATGTTTCCCATACGAAACAGAGCCAAAGATCGTGGTTGATTCATGGTCCTTTTGGAATTGGTGCAACATTTATTCAACCATGTTGATTTATGCATTAGAACTTATGGGTAGTAACAAGTAG
- the UTP25 gene encoding rRNA-binding ribosome biosynthesis protein UTP25 (similar to uniprot|P40498 Saccharomyces cerevisiae YIL091C Protein required for cell viability), with product MSKIRAGPKSGRKQLREITRAGQKRVRYDDEATVADLTPDNESDSDNAEPSVAAEREDVEQHRGQAYNALLTLLKSEHPERKHKSNKKIKKDSQRAEEDSPENDGINSEDEQQNIENALDDVSGGVVDEEDMEDSLSDVDESEDESDPFESHFSKYSESRLYAFDKGFKDKTVKYKSSKTDVSEEESLIYSKPCLDDEEVLPVKGKQTLSSYFIKQKLKLANDFQNNGLPLTEIQKELVDPMFQYKDMLYEYDDYADEDQYRDLYSLHALNHVYKTRDRILKNNQKLQENNDEELLDQGFTRPKVLIVVPTRDAAHKIVRKIMEKSGLDQFDKKSKFEDQFFEDSLPPTSKPKSFQHIFQGNTNDFFVLGLKFTRKSLKIYSNFYQSDIIICSPLGIQLILENTDKKKRQDDFLSSIEVMIIDQLHSIEYQNAMHVTTIFQHINKIPEQQREADFSRIRMWYINEQAKFFRQTIVFTKYISPFANSILNGKCRNLAGRWKNHRKIKPEQSSIGQLGLKVRQIFQRFDLAGGTALDEPDYRFKFFTSVIVPSIVKSTGYEDGILLYIPDYTDFIRVRNYLKEKTTIIFGEINEYSNQKQLTSNRARFQHGKVKVLLYTERLHHFRRYEIKNVKSVIFYKPPGNPEFYSEVVRNIGKNVFLGNCDINISTVRCIYSKMDGLSLERVVGSKRAAVLAHGQNEVYEFK from the coding sequence ATGAGTAAAATCAGAGCTGGTCCAAAATCTGGTAGAAAACAGTTGAGAGAGATCACTAGAGCTGGTCAGAAAAGAGTAAGATATGATGACGAAGCAACGGTAGCAGACTTAACCCCTGATAATGAAAGTGATTCTGATAATGCAGAGCCATCTGTTGCAGCTGAAAGAGAAGATGTTGAGCAACATAGAGGACAAGCTTATAATGCGTTGTTAACTTTATTAAAGTCAGAACATCCAGAAAGGAAACACAAATCAAataagaagatcaagaaagattCCCAACGCGCTGAGGAAGACAGTCCTGAAAACGATGGAATTAATagtgaagatgaacaacaaaatattgaaaatgctttGGATGATGTTTCTGGAGGAGTTGTGGATGAGGAAGATATGGAAGATTCATTATCTGACGTTGATGAGAGCGAAGATGAATCCGATCCATTCGAATCACATTTCAGCAAATATAGTGAATCACGCTTATATGCTTTCGATAAAGGCTTCAAAGACAAGACTGTCAAATACAAATCTTCGAAAACAGATGTTTCGGAAGAAGAATCTCTAATATATTCCAAACCGTGTCtagatgatgaggaagtTTTGCCTGTGAAGGGGAAACAAACTTTGAGCtcatatttcatcaaacagaagttgaaattagCAAACGATTTCCAAAACAATGGCTTACCGTTAACTGAAATTCAAAAGGAACTTGTAGATCCAATGTTTCAGTATAAAGATATGTTATACGAATACGATGATTATGCTGATGAAGATCAATACAGAGATCTGTATTCTTTACATGCGCTCAACCACGTCTATAAGACCAGGGATCgtattttgaaaaataatcaaaaattacaggaaaacaatgatgaaGAGCTATTGGATCAAGGTTTTACACGTCCGAAAGTACTTATTGTAGTACCAACAAGAGATGCTGCTCACAAAATTGTCCGGAAAATTATGGAGAAATCAGGGCTTGATCAATTCGATAAGAAATCGAAATTTGAGGATCAGTTCTTCGAAGATTCGTTACCTCCTACTTCAAAACCTAAATCCTTTCAGCATATTTTCCAGGGTAACACAAATGATTTCTTCGTATTGGGTCTCAAGTTCACTAGAAAATCCCTAAAGATATACTCAAACTTTTATCAGTCCGATATCATTATATGCTCTCCGTTAGGGATTCAATtaattcttgaaaacactgataagaagaaaagacaGGATGATTTCTTGTCGAGCATTGAAGTCATGATCATAGATCAATTGCATTCCattgaatatcaaaacGCCATGCATGTGacaacaatttttcagcaTATCAATAAAATTCCGGAACAGCAACGGGAAGCAGATTTCAGTCGAATCAGAATGTGGTATATTAACGAACAGGCAAAATTCTTCCGCCAAACAATAGTCTTCACTAAATACATATCACCGTTTGCCAACTCAATCTTGAATGGGAAGTGTCGTAATCTTGCTGGAAGATGGAAAAATCATAGGAAGATAAAACCTGAACAATCAAGCATTGGTCAATTAGGACTAAAGGTTAGACAAATattccaaagatttgatttaGCAGGAGGGACAGCTCTAGATGAACCTGATTACAGGTTTAAATTTTTTACGAGTGTCATCGTTCCGTCTATTGTGAAATCTACTGGGTACGAGGATGGTATATTATTATACATTCCTGATTATACCGATTTCATCCGTGTTAGAaactatttgaaagaaaaaactaCAATCATATTCGGAGAAATCAACGAGTACTCTAACCAGAAACAATTGACATCCAATAGAGCAAGATTCCAACACGGAAAGGTGAAGGTCTTGTTATACACAGAAAGATTGCACCACTTTAGAAGGTACGAAATAAAAAACGTCAAGAGTGTAATTTTCTACAAGCCTCCGGGAAATCCTGAATTCTATTCTGAAGTTGTTCGCAATATTGGTAAGAACGTATTTTTAGGCAACTGTGATATCAACATTTCAACTGTCAGATGCATATATAGTAAGATGGACGGTCTTTCTCTAGAGAGAGTCGTAGGATCTAAACGCGCGGCAGTATTGGCTCATGGCCAAAACGAAGTGTACGAGTTTAAATAG
- the KSH1 gene encoding Ksh1p (highly similar to uniprot|Q8TGJ3 Saccharomyces cerevisiae YNL024C-A Identified by gene-trapping microarray-based expression analysis and genome-wide homology searching) encodes MSALFNFKSLLQVILLFICSCTYIHAQRPSLLDRYKDSGILGVFWKFARIGERASPYVSLACIAMAVSQFNS; translated from the coding sequence ATGTCTGCCCTATTCAATTTTAAATCATTGTTACAAGTTATACTATTGTTCATATGTTCGTGCACATATATTCATGCACAAAGACCATCGCTCCTTGATCGTTATAAGGACAGCGGTATACTAGGAGTATTTTGGAAGTTTGCGAGAATTGGGGAAAGAGCTAGTCCTTATGTGTCTTTAGCTTGCATTGCCATGGCAGTTTCGCAATTCAACAGTTGA
- the RSM25 gene encoding mitochondrial 37S ribosomal protein mS23 (similar to uniprot|P40496 Saccharomyces cerevisiae YIL093C RSM25 Mitochondrial ribosomal protein of the small subunit), with protein MKVQQEAVNVLERTSAYLKSGILKKTPAWYNVIAKVPPTKKFARTPQLTHPMNGKSRTALPDYSNWKANSSGLYKTRPNSLEKKDGASKLYQSPKLVYIEDKLRKLFFQQHPWELSRPKILVENTLETQEYDWSHIQQLGKPLDGESVVQRTLFLLKSGEKKELIDAYDQARFEFYRLRIQQEIQDQVAQEEAEMFGSVFHTTSIEYGIAKEQKVIDTWKRKALQQAELMAARASSPSASWTNETEEEQKPIDQDVEEIQL; from the coding sequence ATGAAGGTTCAGCAAGAAGCCGTTAATGTACTAGAACGTACATCCGCCTATTTGAAGTCTggtattttgaagaagactCCAGCTTGGTACAATGTTATAGCGAAGGTACCACCAACAAAGAAGTTTGCTAGAACCCCACAACTGACACATCCTATGAACGGTAAATCTAGAACTGCACTACCTGATTACAGCAATTGGAAGGCCAATTCTTCAGGATTATACAAAACTAGACCAAattctttggaaaagaaagatggTGCATCGAAGCTATATCAGTCCCCAAAATTAGTATATATCGAGGATAAATTGAGAAAATTGTTCTTCCAGCAACATCCATGGGAACTTTCAAGACCTAAGATTCTTGTTGAGAATACCCTAGAGACTCAAGAATATGACTGGTCTCATATCCAACAACTAGGCAAGCCATTGGATGGCGAATCAGTTGTACAAAGGACGCTTTTCCTATTAAAATCAggagagaaaaaagaactcATTGATGCATATGATCAAGCTAGATTCGAGTTCTACCGTCTAAGAatacaacaagaaattcaaGATCAAGTTGCTCAAGAAGAAGCCGAAATGTTCGGTTCAGTCTTCCATACCACTTCAATAGAATACGGAATTGCTAAGGAACAAAAGGTCATTGACACATGGAAGAGAAAGGCCTTACAGCAAGCTGAGTTGATGGCTGCCAGAGCAAGTAGTCCTTCTGCTTCCTGGACAAACGAGaccgaagaagaacaaaaaccTATTGATCAAGATGTTGAGGAAATTCAACTATGA